The genome window GCCGTGAGGTGGCTAAAAGGGCGCAGGGTATGGGTATGCAGGTTATCGGATATGACCCTGTTCTTTCACAGGATAAAGCAAAGAATTTGGGGATTACGTTGATGAGTGTTAAGGAATTATTACCCCAGGCGGATTATATTTCACTTCATATCCCTTTAACTTCAGAGACAAAATATTTGCTGGGTTCCAAAGAGTTTGATGTTATGAAGAAAGGTGTCAGGATAATTAATTGCGCGCGCGGCGGTGTTGTTGATGAAAAAGCTTTATGTGAAGCGATTAAGAATGGGAAAGTGGCGAGCGCCGCGTTAGATGTTTTTGAAGAGGAACCGCCCTTTAACAGCCCGGTGTTATCCTTGCCACAGATATTGGTTACACCGCATCTGGGCGCATCGACAGAAGAAGCGCAGTTAAACGTGGCAATCCAGATTGCCGAGCAAATGGTCGATGCCTTTAACGGAAAAATGATCCGGAACGCCGTAAATATTCCTACGCTGGAACCTGAGATATTAAATAAACTCAGGCCTCATATTGATTTGGCGGAAAAGATAGGAAAGTTCATTTCACAGGTAAATGAAGGCCATATTGAGGAAGTTTATGTTGAGTATAGCGGCGAAATCACTTGTTATGACTTAACACCAATTACGCTTTCGGTTTTAATAGGTCTTTTAAAACCGATGCTTTCCGAGACTATTAACTTAGTTAATGCTCCGGTAATTGCGCAAGAACGCGGGATTAGAATTGTTGAGAGTAAGAGCAGTGAAGAAACTTCCTTTACGAATTTAATTTCTGTTAAAGTTACTACAGATAAAAAGACAATGAAAGCTTCCGGTTCTCTGATTTCCAGGGGTGAACCGAGGCTTGTTAAAATTGATGACTTTATTATTGATGCGACATTTTCAAAATATATGTTTGTTTGTTTTAATATTGATAAACCCGGCGTGATTGGAAAAATCGGCACAATCCTGGGTGAAAAAGCAATTAATATTGCCGGTATGCGGTATGCCCGGACCCAAAACGGCGGCCAGGCAATCGCTGTATTTAATGTTGATGAAAATATCCCCGCGATAGTTTTAAAAAAGATTGAACAGGTGGAAGGGATTACTAAAACAAAACTTGTTATTTTGTAGATGTCTTGACAAATATAAAAAGATAGTATATTATCAGATTTAGAAACTCTGGGTATATAACTCAGAGTTTTTTTCTGCGTATAGGGGTGGTGGAGAAATTATGAACCCCGCTCTTCCTGGGGATAAAGAAAGAGGAGCAGGGGGAATAATAAGTTTAAACGGTAACTATAGGAGGAAGAGCGGGGTGAATACAGTAGTAATCGGTACCCAGTGGGGTGATGAAGGAAAAGGCAAGATAGTTGATTTGCTTACGGAAGAGGCAGATTGTGTGGTTCGTTACCAGGGCGGCCATAACGCGGGGCATACTGTGGTTATAAAAGGAGAGAAATATATCCTGCATCTTATACCATCGGGGATTATGCATCCTGGCAGAATTTGCCTTATTGGAAGCGGGGCTGTAATTGATCCGAAGGCCTTATTTAATGAAATTGATATGCTTACAAGAAGGGGTATTAATCTTAAGGGCAGGATTTTTGTAAGCGAATCAGCCCATGTGATTATGCCTTATCACCAGGCAATAGATGTTTTAACTGAAACAGCAAAAAAGGGTAAAAAAATCGGGACAACAGGATTGGGTATCGGCCCGGCTTATACTGATAAATACGCGCGTATTGGTATCCGTATAGGTGATTTGTTCGATGAGAGTGTGTTTATAGAGCGGTTGGATTTTAATCTCCGGATGAAAAATTTCTTATTGAGAAAAATGTATCGTCATCCCGGGTTCAACAAGAAAAAAATTTTAAAAGAATATCTTGAATACGCAAAACGAATTAAAGAAATAGCCTGTGACATTTCTTTATTATTGAACAATTTCATAAATGAGGGTAAAAATATTCTGTTTGAAGGCGCCCAGGGAACCATGCTTGATATTGACTGGGGGACATATCCTTATGTGACTTCCTCTAATGCGACTATCGGCGGCTTATTTACAGGATTGGGGATTGATCCTCGGAGAATCGACAGGATAATGGGTGTGTCCAAGGCTTATACGACCAGGGTAGGTGAGGGGCCGATGCTTACAGAATTTCCGTTAGGGATGCAGGAAAAAATGCGTGATGAAGGCAAGGAATTTGGAGCAACTACCGGAAGGCCCAGGCGCTGCGGCTGGTTTGACGCAGTAGTTGTCCGCTATGCAGTGAGGATCAATGGTATAAACGAAATTTGTCTTACAAAACTGGATATCTTGGATAAATTAAAAACAATAAAGGTCTGTACAGGTTACCGTTATAAAAATAAAATTCTAAAGGAATTTCCAGGCCAGATGGGTGTTCTTTCCCTGTGTAAACCTGTTTATGAAGAACTGCCCGGATGGGAAGAGAGTTTATCAGGGAGAAAGTATTACAATGAACTGCCGGACAATACCAAAAAATACATAAAAAAAATTGAGGAATTGGTCGGAGTAAAAGTTTCACTTATTTCTGTAGGCGAAGGCCGCGAACAAAGTATTGACAAAGATTAAAACTTGTAGTATCATATATTTTTTTTAAAACTTAACACTTTCATGCCAAAGGCAGATTCGCCTACGGCGGAGTAACTTTAAAGTTAAAACTATGTTGTGGGCCATTAGCTCAGTAGGTAGAGCACCTGCCTTTTAAGTAGGGTGTCGTTGGTTCGATTCCAACATGGCTCACCATAAATTTTCGCGTAAAGCGAAAATTTATGGAATTTAAAATTTTAAATTCAAAATATAAAATTCAAAATTGTATTTTAAATTTTTCATTTTGATTTTTGAATTTATTCAGGTGTCCCCATCGTCTAGTGGCCTAGGACATTGCCCTTTCAAGGCAACGGCACCGGTTCAAATCCGGTTGGGGACGCCATAACAAATCCACCTGGGTGGATTTGTAGAGCAATCGAAAATCGAAATTTGAAAATCAGAATATTTTTTCGATTGCGGTCAAATTTCGATTATCGATTTTCATAAAGTAAAACTAATTCAAAAAATAAAATTCTATGCCAAAAATCCTTGTCACCGGCGGGGCCGGATTCATAGGCTCAAACTTAGCAGATCGTTTAATTGAAGAGGGATATGAAGTAGTTGTAATTGATAATCTCTCCACAGGCTTCCGTAAAAACATCAATAAAAAAGCAAAATTTTATAAAGTTGATATCCGGAATAAGAAAAAAATTGATGAAATGTTTGCGAAAGAAAAACCGGATTTTGTCAGTCATCATGCCGCACAGATGGATGTGCGAAAATCACTTGAAAATCCTCTATATGACGCGGATGTTAATATTTCAGGGTCCCTGAATATCCTTGAAAATTGCCGGAAATATAATGTTAAAAAAATAATCTATATTTCTACCGGAGGAGCGGTGTACGGTGAACCTGAATATCTTCCGGCGGATGAAAAACATCCTATTAATCCTATCAGCCATTATGGTGTTTCAAAGCATACCGTAGAACATTATCTTTTTTTATATAATTATATTTATGGTTTAAATTTTACTGTGCTGCGGTATCCAAATGTGTATGGTCCGAGGCAGAACCCCCATGGTGAAGCCGGGGTTAACGCGATTTTTATAGAAAAAATGCTGAAAGGAGAAGTCCCTGTCATCTACGGGGACGGCGAACAACTGAGAGACTATATTTATGTCGGGGATATTATTGAGGCCAATGTTTTAGCCTTGTCAAGAGGAGATAAAGGTTTTTATAATATTGGTGCGGGAAGAGGGATTTCTGTAAACCAGATTTACGCTTTGCTTCAGAAAATAATTAATTTTGCCGAAAAAGCTGTATATGCGAAGGCGAGGCTTGGTGAAATAAACAGGATATTTATAGACAGCAAACTCGCGGGCAGGGAACTTGGCTGGTATCCTAGAGTTTCTTTTGAAGAAGGCCTTAAGAAAACAGTAGACTGGTTCAAAAAGAAAAAAATTGACAAATTTCCCAATTAGTAATAAAATTATATAAGTAATGAAACTTTTTTATTTGAATAAAGTATATTATTTTAGATAAAAATTTTTTCAAGAAACTGACTACCTGTGAAAGGAAGGAGGACTAAATGGAGAAAAAGATAAAATACTTTTCACCAAAAATTGTAGCTAGTTCTTATATTCATCCTTGCTGATTTTTATATTATTAAGCAATTTAAAATAACCTCCATATCAAGCAATTTAAAGTCCATTTTCACAATAATACAGTGATGAAAGTGGGTAAAAGTTTCTCATGTTTGATATGGGGGTTTTTTATATTTTAACCTTCATTGCACAAAATTCTCCGCACATCGAACATTCTTTCCCGTTTGCTACATTTGATAATGAATGAATAAATTCTGCCTTTTTCGGGTCGATAGCCATCTGCATTTGTTTTTTCCATGAAAGATTCTTTCGGGCAATTGCCATTTTTTTATCCCAGACTGATGCCAGAGGAATTCCTTTCGCAATGTCTGCGGCATGGCCGGCAATACGGCTTGCAATTACCCCTTCCTTTACATCATTTACTGACGGCAATTTTAAATGTTCAGCAGGGGTAACATAGCAAATAAAATCTACACCATAGCTTGCGGCAAGTGCGGCTCCGATGCTTGAAGTAATATGGTCATAACCGGGTGCGACATCCGTAACTAAAGGCCCAAGGCAGTAAAAAGGCGCTCCTTTTGTATATTTCTTTTCTAATTCGACATTTCTTTTGATCTGATGGATGGGAACATGGCCGGGTCCTTCAATTATGATTTGTACACCGTCATTCCATGCTTTTTGGCAGAGTTTACCTAACGTTTTTAATTCCTCAATTTGACCGGGATCGGAGGCGTCAGCGATGCAGCCGGGTCTTAAACCGTCGCCCAGGCTCAATGTTAAATCATATTTTTTGGCGATTTTTAATAAACGTTCAAAATTTTCAAAAAAAGGGTTTTCTTTTCTATTTTGTTTCATCCATGATGCGATAATGGCCCCCCCGCGGCTGACGATTCCTGTGATTCGTTTTTTTTGCTTAAGTTTTTCAAGGACGTACCGTGTTACACCGCAATGTATCGTCATAAAATCGACACCGTCTTCAGCTTGTTTTTCTATAACATCGAAAAATAATTCCACAGGGATATCTGTGATATTTTTTCCTTTTTTAGTTGTTTCCTGGGCGGCCTGGTAAATTGGCACTGTTCCAAACGGGATGGGACAGAGAGAGAGCAATTTTTTTCTTATTTTATCCACATTCCCGCCGCAGCTAAGGTCCATAATTGTATCTGTGCCTGCATCAATTGCAATTTCCAGTTTTTTAATTTCATTTTTAAGGCTGAAAGCAAGTGGAGATGTGCCGATGTTGGCATTGACCTTTGTGCGCAGTCCTTCCCCGATGCCGCAGATTTTTATTTTCCGCTTTTTGTTACGCGGGACGGCGATTTTTCCTTCAGCAATTTTTTTACGTATTTCTTCAGGACTGATTTTTTCGATTCTCGAAAGTTTGATTATTTCCTGTGTAATGATTTTATTGTTAGCTTTTTCTCTTAAAGTCATTTATGGCTGCTCCTGTTGATTAATTGCAGGGGTTTGGTTCATTCGAACCCTGGGGCTTGATAAATCAAGCCCCTGCATCAATATATTTAGTGATTTTTATAATTTTATTTGCGACATCGTCCGGATTCCTGCCGAGCACACGAATCATTGGTTCTTTGCCGTCTGCGCCGCGGTCAAAAATGATGTCCGGGATATTTTTAATTTTTTTAATTGCGAAATCTGTCCCCCATTCGATAGTGCAGCCGTCTTTGAATTTTGTTTCCG of bacterium contains these proteins:
- the serA gene encoding phosphoglycerate dehydrogenase; the encoded protein is MAKILVTDPISEEGIKILKNNKNLEVDVKLKLPPEEIKKIIGAYEGLIVRSETRVTKDIISEASNLKVIGRAGVGVDNVDVDAATKKGIVVMNTPGGNTISAAEHTITLLLSMSRNISAADASLKNKQWERKKFTGSEVYKKTLAIIGLGRIGREVAKRAQGMGMQVIGYDPVLSQDKAKNLGITLMSVKELLPQADYISLHIPLTSETKYLLGSKEFDVMKKGVRIINCARGGVVDEKALCEAIKNGKVASAALDVFEEEPPFNSPVLSLPQILVTPHLGASTEEAQLNVAIQIAEQMVDAFNGKMIRNAVNIPTLEPEILNKLRPHIDLAEKIGKFISQVNEGHIEEVYVEYSGEITCYDLTPITLSVLIGLLKPMLSETINLVNAPVIAQERGIRIVESKSSEETSFTNLISVKVTTDKKTMKASGSLISRGEPRLVKIDDFIIDATFSKYMFVCFNIDKPGVIGKIGTILGEKAINIAGMRYARTQNGGQAIAVFNVDENIPAIVLKKIEQVEGITKTKLVIL
- a CDS encoding adenylosuccinate synthase, producing MNTVVIGTQWGDEGKGKIVDLLTEEADCVVRYQGGHNAGHTVVIKGEKYILHLIPSGIMHPGRICLIGSGAVIDPKALFNEIDMLTRRGINLKGRIFVSESAHVIMPYHQAIDVLTETAKKGKKIGTTGLGIGPAYTDKYARIGIRIGDLFDESVFIERLDFNLRMKNFLLRKMYRHPGFNKKKILKEYLEYAKRIKEIACDISLLLNNFINEGKNILFEGAQGTMLDIDWGTYPYVTSSNATIGGLFTGLGIDPRRIDRIMGVSKAYTTRVGEGPMLTEFPLGMQEKMRDEGKEFGATTGRPRRCGWFDAVVVRYAVRINGINEICLTKLDILDKLKTIKVCTGYRYKNKILKEFPGQMGVLSLCKPVYEELPGWEESLSGRKYYNELPDNTKKYIKKIEELVGVKVSLISVGEGREQSIDKD
- a CDS encoding SDR family oxidoreductase produces the protein MPKILVTGGAGFIGSNLADRLIEEGYEVVVIDNLSTGFRKNINKKAKFYKVDIRNKKKIDEMFAKEKPDFVSHHAAQMDVRKSLENPLYDADVNISGSLNILENCRKYNVKKIIYISTGGAVYGEPEYLPADEKHPINPISHYGVSKHTVEHYLFLYNYIYGLNFTVLRYPNVYGPRQNPHGEAGVNAIFIEKMLKGEVPVIYGDGEQLRDYIYVGDIIEANVLALSRGDKGFYNIGAGRGISVNQIYALLQKIINFAEKAVYAKARLGEINRIFIDSKLAGRELGWYPRVSFEEGLKKTVDWFKKKKIDKFPN
- the thiC gene encoding phosphomethylpyrimidine synthase ThiC — its product is MTLREKANNKIITQEIIKLSRIEKISPEEIRKKIAEGKIAVPRNKKRKIKICGIGEGLRTKVNANIGTSPLAFSLKNEIKKLEIAIDAGTDTIMDLSCGGNVDKIRKKLLSLCPIPFGTVPIYQAAQETTKKGKNITDIPVELFFDVIEKQAEDGVDFMTIHCGVTRYVLEKLKQKKRITGIVSRGGAIIASWMKQNRKENPFFENFERLLKIAKKYDLTLSLGDGLRPGCIADASDPGQIEELKTLGKLCQKAWNDGVQIIIEGPGHVPIHQIKRNVELEKKYTKGAPFYCLGPLVTDVAPGYDHITSSIGAALAASYGVDFICYVTPAEHLKLPSVNDVKEGVIASRIAGHAADIAKGIPLASVWDKKMAIARKNLSWKKQMQMAIDPKKAEFIHSLSNVANGKECSMCGEFCAMKVKI